The Saccharomycodes ludwigii strain NBRC 1722 chromosome II, whole genome shotgun sequence genome window below encodes:
- the SPR28 gene encoding septin SPR28 (similar to Saccharomyces cerevisiae YDR218C | SPR28 | SPorulation Regulated): protein MTPVTGQHIPTAEDIRHRKLIKRGIQFCLLVLGESGIGKSTFINNLCNRNVFEENSTVLEPDKAHLEPGLEMVSRNIQLHENNSTPISLDLVMFPGLGDNIDNECLPNQVVDYLETQFEIVLSEESKIKRHTRSVDTRPHACLYFIRPTSKGLREFDVQLMKELGTRVNIIPVISKADLLTEEELKLNKTLILKDINANKISIYDFCDDELGDVVTLDDDEGNKGHLYSNTNNSDNHTMLSTKIKDVLPFSIVSSNKAEIDDNGNVTHIREYYWGTVRVEDTEHCDFIYLKNILFGSHLQEFKDHTHNVLYEDYRTKRLTASNEKSSGSNTFAKNTPLKNGFSYSSVYNNSLATKSGFRMPFPGDVNNINNSIENDNNKNKNNNNNANADLNCYPTNFCKNNANARINIVPDDNKCKNDNNSTKGNLTHKQRQDTLLLKAMEEKDKLILAYKKRLDDLQDMLKDNVTENTNCKRTIVSSGDTMHGTVE, encoded by the coding sequence ATGACACCAGTCACGGGACAGCATATTCCAACTGCTGAGGATATTCGTCAtagaaaattaattaaaagggGGATTCAGTTTTGTTTGCTAGTATTAGGCGAATCTGGGATTGGAAAGTCAACatttatcaataatttaTGTAACAGAAACGTCTTCGAAGAAAATAGTACGGTTTTAGAACCTGATAAAGCTCATTTAGAACCTGGCCTCGAAATGGTTTCTCGTAACATTCAATTACatgaaaataattctaCCCCAATTAGTTTAGATTTGGTTATGTTCCCTGGACTAGGtgataatattgataatgaATGTTTACCCAACCAGGTTGTTGATTACTTAGAAACACAATTTGAAATAGTATTAAGCGAGGAAAGCAAAATTAAACGTCACACAAGATCGGTTGATACACGGCCACATgcttgtttatattttataagaCCTACTTCAAAAGGATTAAGGGAGTTTGATGTTCAGTTAATGAAAGAATTAGGCACCAGAGTTAATATAATCCCTGTTATTAGCAAGGCTGATTTACTAACTGAAGAAGAATTGAagttaaataaaactttaatatTGAAAGATATCAATGCAAACAAAATTTCGATATATGATTTTTGTGACGATGAATTGGGGGATGTCGTTACACTTGACGATGATGAAGGCAATAAAGGACATCTATATAGtaacactaataatagtgataaCCATACCATGCTTAGTACTAAAATCAAAGATGTTTTGCCCTTTTCTATTGTTAGTAGTAATAAGGCGGAAATTGATGACAATGGTAATGTTACTCATATTAGAGAATATTATTGGGGAACGGTTAGAGTTGAAGATACTGAGCATTGcgattttatatatttgaaaaacattttattcGGATCTCATTTGCAAGAGTTTAAGGATCACACACATAATGTGTTATATGAAGATTACAGAACAAAAAGGTTAACTGCAAGTAACGAAAAAAGCTCAGGTTCAAATACGTTTGCCAAAAACACGCCACTTAAGAATGGGTTTTCTTATTCATCTGTCTATAACAATTCATTAGCAACCAAATCTGGTTTTAGAATGCCATTTCCAGGtgatgttaataatattaataatagcattgagaatgataataacaagaacaagaacaacaacaacaatgctAACGCAGATCTTAATTGTTATCCCACTAATTTTTGTAAGAATAATGCGAACGCAAGAATTAATATTGTTcctgatgataataaatgcAAAAACGACAATAACAGCACAAAGGGGAATCTTACTCACAAGCAGCGACAAGATACTCTGTTATTAAAGGCAATGGAAGAGAAAGATAAATTGATATTAGCATACAAGAAAAGATTAGATGACTTACAAGATATGCTAAAGGACAACGTTACAGAAAATACTAATTGCAAGCGCACTATTGTATCGAGTGGGGACACCATGCATGGAACTGTAGAGTAA
- the BUR2 gene encoding Bur2p (similar to Saccharomyces cerevisiae YLR226W | BUR2 | Bypass UAS Requirement) — protein sequence MSSVPTTNKIGFISRTLWPDIIQTPQNKWIYTCAEIIGHLNKSPNSSNIKKKMERCLAYFYQMKKILSLMDHTYTAACILFFRYWILYELPPTIPECIYLSQTILVTACKISENNRPIQAYVKATSEYFNGGSNNNVASDYKKKQQQIEKMKWEIRDRLVANEKLFLCKIGFDICIENPKFLLEQIFNDFYRYTRDADDFDDYFKHVFPRILQECRAFIVQAETHPVSLLCDGYQFVQLGLIWCGVQYKKRHEEFKFPKNFFQKRFPKRIDVVQMSDLFHNYLKLENAFLSLRSNKGGLLSVSSEEIKRIIDETEEESGDSNNEDEISDVNFNLDFYYNQVKNGEENEAYLSYMEDRILHLYEDSNTSGDSLSSSLSSSGSKKRYSENKEASTAKRSKA from the coding sequence atgagttCTGTACCTACAACCAACAAAATTGGTTTTATTTCTAGAACATTATGGCCTGATATAATTCAAACACCGCAGAATAAATGGATTTATACCTGTGCTGAAATTATAGgacatttaaataaatcaccTAATTCAtccaatattaaaaaaaaaatggaaagaTGTTTGgcatatttttatcaaatgaaaaagattttatcGTTAATGGATCATACCTATACCGCTgcttgtattttatttttcagaTACTGGATTCTTTACGAATTGCCACCAACAATTCCAGAATGTATCTATTTGTCTCAAACCATTTTAGTAACCGCTTGTAAGATATCTGAAAACAATAGACCAATCCAAGCATATGTTAAAGCCACTAGCGAATATTTTAATGGCggtagcaataataatgtggCTAGtgattataaaaagaaacaacagcaaattgaaaaaatgaagTGGGAAATAAGAGATCGTTTAGTTGCCaatgaaaaattgtttttatgcAAGATCGGCTTCGATATTTGTATTGaaaatccaaaatttttattggaacaaatttttaatgatttttaCAGGTATACTAGAGATGCTGATGATTTTGATGATTATTTCAAGCATGTTTTTCCAAGAATTTTACAGGAATGCAGGGCATTTATTGTTCAAGCGGAAACGCATCCTGTTTCTTTGTTGTGTGATGGGTACCAATTTGTACAATTAGGGTTAATATGGTGCGGTGTCCAATATAAGAAAAGACACGAAGAGTTTAAGTTCCCCAAAAATTTCTTCCAAAAAAGATTTCCGAAAAGAATTGATGTTGTACAAATGTCAGATTTATTTCACAATTATTTGAAGTTAGAAAATGCCTTTTTATCTTTGCGAAGCAACAAGGGTGGTTTATTAAGCGTGAGCTCAGAAGagataaaaagaataatagaTGAAACAGAAGAGGAAAGCGGAGATTCTAATAATGAGGATGAAATATCTGATGTAAATTTCAATCtagatttttattataatcaagTCAAAAATGGTGAAGAAAACGAAGCATATTTATCATATATGGAAGATAGAATATTACACTTATATGAAGATAGTAACACAAGTGGCGATTCCTTGTCCTCCTCACTTTCCTCATCAGGTTCCAAGAAAAGGTACTCGGAAAATAAGGAAGCTTCTACTGCAAAAAGATCAAAAGCctga
- the MFB1 gene encoding Mfb1p (similar to Saccharomyces cerevisiae YDR219C | MFB1 | Mitochondria-associated F-Box protein), producing the protein MSFFNFTTRITFLNREEQAKKLNNTEDEVEDEDEEEEEEEEEEEEEEEEEEEDEDDEEEEEEEEEEEEEEEGEEEEEEETDTEEFANNYDYENKDKDNNVALKQRDTFKNFVNRPISTDNTHPKISYCNLPLRILFHICIQLDTPDIINLSRTCTLLRAIGNEVIIYKKKSILAAPDSTVGTSTSSIETNGSSTNIRSRWKRKLIYNAFDILEPRKMILNTFSKYKISVVDSLFNLYQKLLLENKDQLLMLSYNDEDMNRIEKVEGQAHSNIKNGALLIDLDEFDDIPLNKKAGFQMATRAGREKEENEMQQSENIDEQKETNKTRKQCFKEKTQSEESEKPEELKKREELAKPREAIPEVTSENFVDEKLDFTVAEQILETEAIVINKEQGNPFVTTPIDNNNNKNIFNVTNRMNGANSPINSETHSTPERQTLTDDSEFKKSKNDIYCCSYDNGDVKNLPNQQQQNTSIFDAVGKSNTNKNINLDDNTFFSTSPSNSNDSSSKSKLNDNLEQVTYEQIINGFHYLFNRNLNTNSTPLGQMVTGFHDVDVKSPQKTFKQDSHFEIPRLRKISAKNNKSDLQLFKKQSSSESTPITSGLSAKVFNSEKNQYNSRKYYFVDSDDSDNDSDSLEFIRKLQNSKSVKDKRLLFETLVEKTQDLTFRKKKHKLQRACISTEHNPYTSPPSSPSSPAPNDNIKHHSTHSLLPAIEKIKPAIIASTPAIFEKGDSNKSDDNKHLKNKEIISKQLGLGILTFNDTKLCYERN; encoded by the coding sequence ATGtcatttttcaactttACCACCCGTATTACCTTTTTAAATCGGGAAGAACaggcaaaaaaattaaataatactgAAGACGAAGTAGAGGATGAGgatgaggaagaagaagaagaagaagaagaagaagaagaagaagaagaagaggaagaagaagatgaagatgatgaagaagaagaggaagaagaagaagaagaagaagaggaagaagagggagaagaggaagaagaggaagaaacGGATACAGAAGAGTTTGCTAATAACTATGATTATGAAAACAAAGACAAAGATAATAATGTAGCATTGAAGCAAAGAgatacttttaaaaattttgtaaatagACCCATTAGTACCGATAACACACACCCAAAAATATCATATTGCAATTTACCTTTAaggattttatttcatattTGTATCCAGTTAGATACCCCAGACATAATAAATCTATCTAGAACTTGTACACTACTTAGAGCGATAGGCAATGAAGttatcatatataaaaaaaaatctattttAGCTGCTCCAGATTCTACCGTTGGTACTTCTACCTCCAGTATTGAAACTAATGGTTCAAGCACAAACATAAGATCTAgatggaaaagaaaattaatatacaatgcatttgatattttggaACCTagaaaaatgatattaaataCGTTTTCCAAGTATAAAATTTCAGTCGTtgattctttatttaatttatatcaaaaattgcttttggaaaataagGATCAACTATTAATGCTAAGTTACAATGACGAAGATATGAATAGAATAGAAAAGGTAGAAGGACAAGCTCatagtaatattaaaaatggcgCTTTGCTCATAGATTTAGATGAATTTGACGATATacctttaaataaaaaagctGGTTTTCAAATGGCCACGAGAGCAGGGCGtgagaaagaagaaaatgaaatgcAACAGTCAGAAAATATAGatgaacaaaaagaaacgaaCAAGACAAGAAAACAGtgttttaaagaaaaaactcAATCAGAGGAGTCCGAGAAGCCAGAAGAGTTAAAGAAACGAGAAGAGTTAGCAAAACCACGGGAGGCAATACCAGAGGTAACAAGCGAGAATTTTGTGGACGAAAAGTTGGATTTTACAGTAGCAGAACAGATTCTTGAAACTGAAGCTattgtaataaataaagaacaAGGTAATCCATTTGTAACAACTCCTATtgacaataacaacaacaaaaacatcTTTAATGTTACAAATAGAATGAATGGTGCGAATAGCCCCATTAATAGTGAAACACACTCAACTCCTGAAAGACAGACATTAACGGACGATTcggaatttaaaaaatccaagaatgatatttattgttgttcCTATGACAACGGAGATGTGAAAAATCTTCCTAatcaacagcaacaaaatACTTCGATTTTTGATGCCGTTGGTAAGagtaatacaaataaaaatattaaccTAGACGACAACACTTTTTTCTCTACTTCTCCCTCTAATTCCAATGACTCAAGCTCTAAGTCTAAGTTAAATGATAACTTAGAGCAAGTTACATATGAACAAATTATCAATGgttttcattatttgtttaacCGGAATTTGAACACAAACTCAACACCACTTGGCCAAATGGTAACTGGATTTCATGACGTTGACGTGAAATCACCacaaaaaacatttaaacaAGATTCTCATTTTGAAATTCCGAgattaagaaaaatatcagcaaaaaataataagtcagatttacaattatttaaaaaacaatctTCTAGTGAATCAACTCCAATAACTTCAGGATTATCTGCAAAGGTTTTCAATTCAGAAAAAAATCAGTATAATAGTcgtaaatattattttgttgataGCGATGATTCAGATAATGATTCAGATTCTTTGGAGTTTATTAGAAAGCTACAAAATTCCAAAAGTGTTAAGGACAAAAGGCTACTTTTTGAAACCTTAGTAGAGAAGACACAAGATTTAACTTTtaggaagaaaaaacataaattgCAAAGGGCTTGTATTTCAACAGAACATAACCCCTATACTTCTCCACCTTCTTCTCCTTCATCACCAGCACCAAACGATAACATTAAACATCATAGTACTCATTCATTATTGCCAgctattgaaaaaattaaacctGCTATCATTGCTTCAACACCAgctatttttgaaaagggTGATAGTAACAAAAGTGACGACAACAAGCACTTAAAgaataaagaaattataaGTAAGCAGTTGGGCTTAGGAATTTTAACGTTTAATGATACTAAACTTTGTTATGAAAGGAATTGA
- the GTB1 gene encoding Gtb1p (similar to Saccharomyces cerevisiae YDR221W | GTB1 | Glucosidase Two Beta-subunit): protein MFPPTYIFKALGYSTLFLYSLCQALDDNEINSNDNNSIFIKGIPKTLQPLYKPIKIPENDINGQYYWKCLNNPEIILRYDQINDDFCDCPDGSDEPGTSACSNGKFYCENEGFKSYYISSYKVNDGVCDCCDCSDETNQVTESTCSEINEKYTKVINRELDKHEKGKQLLKNLLQEYADKINHDKNEFKKLKPVYQSLNRELGSLKTQIMKKNLVIDLSKRKANKKAEHVNNDKGLIGSDFDKKVDISLLSSSIKKFYDENIVTFKKFVSLKKIMDDLLQEYNVNLKDDVVNSNMDKYMGLLKYLETEGSKKGYMDVKVEFLQEQKLQLINFYEVELYNVFHGNLDESVYIRDLKSLKGKYNMAQTIIKMQSTLHKQIVDILENNLIPIMSDIATNYNVNYQDSGVKKMVKSVKAQNINEIPNKVVKISPKGYEENIEKLDKFIAENGAKVFSEVENNNDTNVQKLFSQSFKVKNYLFDKLSALVKPLKSKFTHEDDIIEESEKIIRELNKKIEKVSAEKDRIKALLEELNEEITNYEKQNRESLKASDNDAVEPHSSDPIIHILRTNFYNYCSKQIVGYYQYDLCLNDRLYQTSLLDGNRVCLGEFTSFKYFKEQVDRRFFYNLKFEQLIQNLDVFQNDEDFFSDRDVNGNKDELFKDLQHINNGLALFYTNGDKCWDGPKRSTRIYMYCGDNSNNEFFKILKIYEPSKCNYVIEVESPLGCEFTNIDDDEKDGFNFSRPMHGPK from the coding sequence ATGTTCCCTCCAACTTACATCTTTAAAGCATTAGGATACTCcacattatttttatattctcTCTGCCAAGCATTGgatgataatgaaattaattCCAATGATAACAATTCCATATTTATCAAAGGCATTCCTAAAACGTTGCAACCATTGTATaaaccaataaaaattcCTGAGAACGATATTAATGGtcaatattattggaaATGCTTAAATAATCCCGAAATTATCTTAAGATATGATCAAATCAATGATGATTTTTGTGATTGCCCAGACGGGAGTGATGAACCAGGAACTAGTGCTTGTTCCAATGGTAAATTTTATTGTGAGAATGAAGGttttaaaagttattaTATATCAAGTTATAAAGTAAACGATGGTGTTTGTGATTGCTGTGATTGTTCAGATGAAACTAACCAAGTTACCGAAAGCACTTGCTCTGAAATTAATGAGAAATATACAAAAGTTATAAATAGAGAATTAGATAAGCATGAGAAGGGGAAACAATTgctaaaaaatttgttgcAAGAGTATgctgataaaataaaccatGATAAAAAcgaattcaaaaaattgaagCCCGTTTATCAAAGTTTGAACCGTGAACTTGGTTCATTAAAGACacaaataatgaaaaaaaacctGGTTATTGATCTAAGTAAAAGAAAGGCTAACAAGAAAGCCGAGCACGTCAACAATGATAAGGGGTTAATTGGTTCAGACTTTGACAAAAAAGTCGATATTAGTTTACTTTCTTccagtattaaaaaattttacgatgaaaatattgtaactttcaaaaaatttgtctctttgaaaaaaataatggatGATTTATTACAGGAATACAAtgttaatttaaaagatgATGTTGTCAATTCCAATATGGATAAATACATGGGCTTGTTAAAATACTTGGAAACCGAAGGTTCTAAAAAAGGATATATGGATGTTAAAGTTGAATTTCTCCAAGAACAAAAGTTACAattgattaatttttatgaAGTTGAATTATATAACGTTTTCCACGGTAATTTGGATGAATCTGTTTATATTAGGGACCTAAAAAGCTTAAAAGGTAAATACAATATGGCACAGACTATTATTAAGATGCAGTCGACTTTACATAAACAAATAGTCGACATATTGGAAAATAACTTAATCCCTATTATGAGCGATATTGCCACAAATTATAATGTTAACTATCAAGATTCTGGTGTCAAAAAAATGGTTAAATCTGTTAAAGcacaaaatattaatgaaataCCTAATAAAGTTGTCAAGATATCACCAAAAGGTtatgaagaaaatattgaaaagttGGATAAGTTCATTGCAGAAAATGGTGCTAAAGTTTTCAGTGAGGTGgagaataataatgatacaaATGTCCAGAAACTTTTCTCGCAATCTttcaaagttaaaaattatttgtttgatAAACTTTCTGCCCTTGTTAAGCCACTCAAATCGAAATTCACACATGAAGATGACATAATTGAAGAAAGCGAGAAAATTATAAGggaattgaataaaaagattGAAAAAGTGAGCGCTGAAAAAGACAGAATTAAAGCATTATTAgaagaattaaatgaaGAGATCACTAATTATGAAAAGCAAAACCGTGAAAGTTTGAAAGCCAGTGATAATGATGCCGTTGAGCCGCATAGCTCAGATCCTATTATTCATATATTGAGAACTAATTTCTATAATTACTGTTCTAAACAAATAGTTGGCTATTATCAATACGATTTATGTTTAAACGATAGATTGTATCAAACTAGCTTACTTGATGGAAATAGGGTGTGTTTAGGTGAGTTTACctcttttaaatatttcaaagaACAGGTTGATCGAAGATTTTTCTATAATTTGAAATTCGAACAACTGATTCAAAACTTGGATGTTTTCCAAAACGATGaggattttttttctgacCGTGACGTTAATGGTAATAAGGACGAACTTTTCAAAGATTTGCAACATATCAATAATGGGCTAGCattattttatacaaaCGGGGATAAATGTTGGGATGGGCCCAAGAGATCTAcaagaatatatatgtattgtGGGgacaatagtaataatgaattttttaagATCTTAAAGATTTATGAACCTTCTAAATGTAATTACGTAATTGAAGTTGAAAGTCCATTAGGGTGTGAATTTACTAatattgatgatgatgaaaaagatGGTTTCAATTTTTCTAGGCCCATGCACGGCCCtaagtaa
- a CDS encoding uncharacterized protein (similar to Saccharomyces cerevisiae YDR222W | protein of unknown function (paralog of YLR225C | putative protein of unknown function)), whose translation MTELKHRFLPVDKVDSIKDTSKYTVLKKLQDFSFQSVATFSSDEKNINGSNNHSSSSTSLISGGFGLLKKAVVGTVHHSENKVETQTFYFTDLDSGKCGLIQFVFSKVMGGLYKSVQLNFKLFSSDPNENKAFNFWQTIKLGEIIKFTDLEFKTKECSMKIKNTKDKSSFGKMVLKVDIDNYCHPSDSEESDNNEQHDHIHNTDSSISLHIFLNVYLTGEGFKINNNGCNYYFDKLTTELESNKFVRHVFIPRGRAKGEIKVKSEKLMGGKEQILTLKEVPTLYIGAVQALKPHKAAKAWNFVNYQSKDTAIVVMEFTTIKEYGGPLTVTFGCVHHKGKLVEVYSNNKPVSLNAEEYQGSNGYKADERDGYRRINCVQKNKVEGKTQRVWKVPTAIECPEKLLFSENNLQLVATYDIIKELPSIVRKLIENIAGIKPYLFQYCQNSTVEIHGHEEKGISIVECTYITK comes from the coding sequence ATGACTGAATTAAAACACAGGTTTCTACCTGTAGATAAAGTGGATTCAATTAAAGATACATCAAAATACactgttttaaaaaagttacaaGATTTCAGTTTTCAAAGTGTGGCCACCTTTTCATCGgatgaaaaaaacataaatgGCAGTAATAATCATAGTTCATCATCTACTAGTTTGATCAGCGGTGGGTTTGGGTTATTGAAGAAAGCAGTAGTTGGTACAGTTCACCACTCCGAAAATAAAGTGGAAACacaaactttttattttaccgATTTAGATAGTGGTAAGTGTGGTTTGATCCAGTTTGTGTTTTCTAAAGTTATGGGGGGCTTATACAAATCTGttcaattaaattttaaattgtttagCAGTGATCCAAATGAAAACAAAgcctttaatttttggCAAACCATAAAATTAGGtgaaataattaaatttactGATTTGGAATTCAAAACTAAAGAATGCTCCATGAAAATCAAGAATACTAAGGATAAATCTTCATTTGGTAAAATGGTCTTGAAAGTGGATATTGATAATTACTGTCACCCAAGTGATAGCGAAGAATCGGATAATAATGAACAACATGATCACATTCATAATACCGACAGCAGCATTTCCttgcatatttttttgaatgttTATTTAACCGGTGAAGgatttaaaatcaataataatggatGTAACTATTATTTCGATAAATTAACTACTGAGTTGGAAAGTAATAAGTTTGTAAGACACGTTTTCATCCCAAGAGGACGTGCAAAGGGTGAAATTAAAGTCAAAtctgaaaaattaatgggTGGGAAAGAGCAGATTTTGACCTTAAAAGAAGTTCCTACTTTATACATTGGTGCCGTTCAGGCATTAAAACCACACAAGGCTGCTAAAGCTTGGaattttgttaattatCAAAGCAAAGATACGGCCATTGTTGTTATGGAGTTTACTACAATTAAAGAGTATGGTGGGCCACTTACTGTAACGTTTGGTTGTGTTCATCACAAGGGTAAATTAGTTGAAGTttatagtaataacaaacCGGTTTCATTAAATGCTGAAGAATATCAAGGAAGTAATGGGTATAAAGCAGATGAGAGGGATGGATATAGGAGAATAAATTgtgttcaaaaaaataaagttgaaGGCAAAACACAGCGTGTTTGGAAAGTGCCTACTGCGATAGAATGTCCAGAGaaactattattttctgAAAACAATTTACAATTGGTAGCTACatatgatattattaaagagTTACCCAGTATTGTACGTAAAttgattgaaaatataGCCGGTATCAAACCATATCTATTTCAGTACTGTCAGAATAGCACTGTTGAAATACACGGACATGAAGAAAAGGGTATTTCCATTGTAGAATGCACTTATATTACGAAATAg